TGCGGCATGCATGAAGTATACTTGTACATGGTTGCGTTTTTCGCTGAGACTAGCGTCTCTTACTCTCATTTACAATCTCCCAGCACTTTCCAATGTACAGGTGTTTGGGGAGCACTTTCCCTTGCGCCTTTATTCTTTCGGAAAACACAACACCATCGAAATTTACATATACCATGAGCGTTTCTGAGCGTTGTAATATTATTGGTTCCATGATTTAAGCCGTCATTTTTTATACTatttccccccttttttttggatTCTTATACCCGTGGAGGAATCAGATGAAAGGAGAGGGTTGGGAATATTCGTTGAATCTCCCCCATCTTCTCTGGATCGAAATGACACGCTGTCCCAGGTGGACAGGCGGGTTAAAGGGTTGTGTTTCGATCGAATTTTTTTGGGCTGGGGCGGGTAATAAAATGGGATGGGATTCGTTGTGAGCGGAAATGGAGATATAAAGGGATGATATTTGGAGTTGGTGTAGGATTTACAATGGCAGAGAGGGGGACGCTCGGGTCGTGGTGATGTGATACCAAGACAAAGACTCCAATCTTGATACTATCAACTATTAATATGGGCCATCTGGCGTGCATTCTTGTGAATGTCTACCAAAGTTGTTAATGGGCCTAACTGTGGCCATTTGCGATCTAATCGCCAGTGTATTCCATCTACATGTGCCTGCGTCGTCTCGATTACTAGAGGTTGCAGAGATCATTTCTGAACTCCCTGTATCGTCTATACATTCTGCATATTAAGCAATGCGGACAGAGCAAGGACGATAACTCCCACGTCGTGGTGTTGTTATTCTTGCTGCGCGGACCTTATTCTGTCCATCCTTACATATTGAATGGGCTCCCGGGATAGTTCTTACATCCTTTATCCGGTGCGCCTAGTTCTCTCCCACAGCATTCGTGAATATACGACTGAGATTTGGCGCTGTGTGGATACCGTCGACCCTGGATGTATCTCTTGGTGGGCTTGGAAAAACATCTCCATCGAACGATGAGATAGCATCTACCCACAGGATGTGACTCGTTATCAAGACAATGGAATCGTGTGATGTAGGTCTCGGATCAACGCGTTTCCGAGCGAGATTCACTTTTTTGGAAGGCTCAGACATCTTTGGGTGTTTTTGAGCCCGAAATATCTGTTCCGTGTTCCCTCGGCAGGCATCGACGGCATGTCTTGCTGGGTTTCGCGCACTGAAGTTCATCGGCGTTTAGCCAGCGTCTGTCCCTTGCCCTCTAGGCAGgtttcgccgccgccgccgccgccgcctgaTTCTCAGCCTTGAGCTTAGCCAGCAGTtcttccttggccttgagctccGACAGGATTTGCGCGGCCATTTCCTCCGTCTTGGTCTGCGCCTCCTTAAGCTTTCGTACCTCGGCGGCTTCAGTCTCGCGACTAAACGGTTGTCCAGGCCGGTTGTGGTTCGGGATCATGGCTGTATGCTCCCACACCTCGCCGCTGTCGGGGGCCGGTAGCGGCGGTGGTGCACGGTTTTTgccctttccctttcccttgCCAGATGCTCCAGATGGCTTCCAGCCTTTGGGCACGGCCCCAGATGTCAGGATTTGGTAGAATGCTTCGTATGGTTCGTTGAAAAGCTGCTCCTCGTAGCTCCAGGACCGAACCTCTCCATTCTTGGTCACCATTGACTGCTTCTCCTCTTCGGTCCGGCCGAATGGATGGAGACGGAGATAGTGGTACATGGTCTGGGGTTTCTCGCCTGAGTCGTTGACGTAGTACAGCTTGATGGTGATGTCGAATTCA
The DNA window shown above is from Metarhizium brunneum chromosome 1, complete sequence and carries:
- the YAF9 gene encoding Protein AF-9 codes for the protein MAPSNQLGKRVKLTQVRRPFIVGTTAIPFSETNPKPPGTPDNHTHSWQVFVKGLEDTDITYWLRRVQFKLHESIPNYVRMIEGEQGKPFVVNETGWGEFDITIKLYYVNDSGEKPQTMYHYLRLHPFGRTEEEKQSMVTKNGEVRSWSYEEQLFNEPYEAFYQILTSGAVPKGWKPSGASGKGKGKGKNRAPPPLPAPDSGEVWEHTAMIPNHNRPGQPFSRETEAAEVRKLKEAQTKTEEMAAQILSELKAKEELLAKLKAENQAAAAAAAKPA